Within Sorangiineae bacterium MSr11367, the genomic segment CCCATCGGGCGCGGGCGGCGGTGGCGGCGCAATCCGCCCCTTGGCCGTGTGAATCAGCTTCACCACCGTGTCCTTTTCGACGATGGCGATCACCCCACCGCGCGGCCGCGTCGGCTCGGCCTCGACCTTGACCGCACGCGGCTTCCACAGATCGAGAAACCGCGACCAGTCTTCCGTCTTCCACCCTTCGAAACGCACATCGGCGGTGAGCACGGCTCCGAGTCTAGCCGCATCTTGCAGCGCATTCGAACGAAGAGAGAGAGGAACAGGAAGACGGGAAGACGGGGGAAGACGGGAAGGATTCGAGATTGCGGAAACCGTGAGGAATGGTTCACCTCTCAACCTTCCCGTCTTCCCGTCTTCCTGTGAATTTTCTGGCTTTCCACTATGTTCCCGGCCATGCCGGTCACCGCGGAAGGCCTCTTTCGGACCCACTTCTTGCCGCTCTACCCGCCCGATGCGCAGGGCGACCTCGCGCGCGCTCGAACGGTGGATGCCAATCCAGGGAAAAACCCAGCCATTTTGGCGCATCTGGAGGATGCCGCGCGCATCTTCGTGGCCCGCGCCGACACCTTGCTGGGACGCGAGGTCCACCTCGATTTCACCGACGCGAGCGTCCACCGCCTGAGCGCGGCGCTCACCCCCGAGCGACGCGATGGGTGGCTCGGCGCGGGTGAGGCGGGCACGGCCGAGAATGAGCTGTTCAACGTGGTCGTGCACGGCGCGGCTTACGTGGGTGCGTGCATTCTGCACGATCCGCGGCGCCAAGCGCGCTGGGCCGTGCGAAGGCCGCTCTGGGAAAGCGTCATCGAGCTCGCGTCCCCGGCGGGCGAGGCGCAGCTGGCCATCTTCCAGTGGTGGCTCAAATCGCTGGCCGACGACGATGCGGGCACCTTGGCCGATCGCTACCGCACCCACGTGGAGGTCCCCACGTGGCCGGCCACGTCACTCCCGAGCCTCGCGCCAAAGGACCGGCGCCTGCCGCGCATCGCCAAGGGAGTTCGCTACGACGTCCTGTACAAGCATCTCAAGGCGCACCTTCCCGAGCTGCGCGATCTTGGAAAAGATTTTCCCAGCGCCGAACGCTTCGCCGAGCTCGGGCTTCGCTGGCTGGATTTTCTCCTGCTGGGCGAGGGCGACGAGGGGCGTATGCTCCTCATGTACGGACCGGGCGAGGGCGGCCTTCATCTGATCTGGCTCGATCGGGGCGGCTTTCACAAATCGTCGTTCATCCCCGCGGAATCGTTCCCCGATCCGGTGGTGAAGACCGAAGGCGATCAGCTCGTGATCTTCGTGTCGTGGGACAAGAAGCCCGTCGTACACCGGATGCTCTGGTGGGGACCGTAGTAGACTGAAGCCCGTGCGTATTCCGGGTAAGACCGAGCGGCGACTTGCGCTGGCCATTCTGATGTCGGCGATGCTGCCGCTCCTCGTGGCGGTCCTCTTCGCCAATTCGCTCTTCCGGCAAGCGTCCTCCATCTGGTTCAACCCGGAGGTGGGCCAGCAGCTCGATCGGGGCGTGGCGGTCTACAAGGACTACGTCAAGGCGATCCGCGACGACATGAAGCACCAGGCCGACGCCATCGCGGCCGACGAGGTGCTGCGCGAGGCCGCGGAGCACCGCAACACGGAGCTCGTCGAAGCGCAGCTCGATGCGCTGTTTCCGCGCTACCCGTCGCTGGTCGAGCTCCACATCTTCGATCCGGAGAACCGCCCCCTCGCCTCGCGCGATCGCGGTCGCCCGGTGGACGACGCCACCGAGCGAAGCCTCGAGCAGCGCCGTCAGCTGTCGACGGATGCCACGCCGCCCATGCTGGTGGCCACCTTCGCCATCGACCGGCAGCGCCTCGACGAATTGGAGCGCAACGGCGCCGTGGTGACGAACTACCACCAACTGGAGGCCTCCCGCGGCGAGCTGTATCAGGGCTACCTCCTCGCCTTCGCGGCGCTGCTCGGGATCACCTTCCTGGTGACCATCGTCCTCGGCACCTTGCTCGCGCGTGGAGTCACCTTGCGCATCAACCGGCTGGCCGCGGCCATCAGCTTGGTCGGCCAGGGCGATCTCAGTGTGCGCGTGCCGGTGACCGGCTCCGACGAGCTGACCGATCTCGCGCGCACGTTCAACCGCATGCTCACCGAGATGGGCCAATCGCGCGCGCGCATCGAGTTCCTCCAGCGCATCGGCGCCTGGCAGGAGATGGCCCAGCGCCTCGCGCACGAGATCAAGAACCCGCTGACACCCATCCAGCTCGCCGTTCAAGAGTGCCACCGCAAGTACGCCGGCGAGGATCCGCGCTTCCGGGCACTGCTCGACACGACGTTGGAAATCGTCGAGGAGGAGGTGGGCACGTTGCGCCGCCTGGTGGGCGACTTCTCCAATTTCGCGCGCTTGCCCAACGTGGAGCTCAAAGAGTCGAGCCTGCGCGAGTTCTTGCGCGAATGCTCCGAGCAACTCTCGCACCTCGAGGAAACGAGCATCCCCGGCGAGGGCGCCTTCATGGACCTGACGGCCAACGTGGACATAACCTGGGACGTGCCCGACGAGCCGCTCACCGCCGCCATCGACCGCCAAATGCTGCGGCGTGTGCTCGTCAACCTGGTGCGCAACGCGGTGCAAGCCATCCGCGACGCCGCCCCGGAGGCCGCGCGCACGTCGGAGGCGAGCGTCATCGGTCACGTGCAGGTGAAAGCCTTGGCCGAGGACGACGGCGCCGTCATCACCATCGACGACGACGGCCCGGGCGTCCCCGAGGAAGCGCGCAGCCGCATCTTCGATCCGTACTTCACGACGAAACACGACGGCACGGGCCTGGGCCTCGCCATCGTGAAGAAGGTCGTCGTCGAGCACGGTGGTGCCATCGACGTCGGCGAAAGCCACCTGGGGGGCGCCCGTTTCATCGTGCACCTCCCGCGCACCATCACCCAAGCCGAAACCCGCGCCCGCAAGGCCCGCGAAGGCGCCCTCTCCCGCCCCTTGTCCAGCACCGGCGGCGTCTCCCGGGATTAGCCCCCATGGCCGACGAGCGCATCAACCTCGCCGATCCCGACTTCGAGCCCACAGACGAACAATTGCGGGAGCTGTCGCGGCGGGCATTCGCTGGTGTCCGCGAGCAGCATCAGGCGGCTTTGAAACGAATTCATCAAGAGATCGCCAAAGGGCGCCAGGATCGACGCCAGCACTGGGGCGACACAAAGAATCGCAAACCGTGAAGAACCCCGTGCTTCTCATCATCGCCGGTCCCAACGGCGCCGGAAAAACCACGGTCACGGTCCGGTTGAAAAAAGAGAAATGGAGCGAGGACGTGGAGTACCTCAATCCCGACGATGTCGCCCAGGAGCGCTTTGGTGACTGGAACTCGGAGGAGGCCGTTCGTAGCGCCGCAACATGGACGACAGCTCGACGCGAAGAGCTTCTTGCGCATCGGCAAGGACTCGGATTCGAGACGGTGTTTTCAGCGCCCGACAAGATCGACTTTCTGGCGCGTGCACGCGCTGCCGGTTACTTCGTGCGCATGTTGCGGATAAACGCAGGCCGCGTCGCAGGGCGGTTCATGTCGGGAGGCCACTCGGTGCCAATCGAGAAGATCGTCAACCGCTATACGCGGTCGATGATCAATCTGGGCGATGCCATCCGACTCGCGAACCGCGTCTACATCTACGACAACTCCGTCGATGACCGCGATGCGGAGCTGTGTGCGCGCACGCAGGATGGTCTCTTACGCAAGGTC encodes:
- a CDS encoding ATP-binding protein — translated: MRIPGKTERRLALAILMSAMLPLLVAVLFANSLFRQASSIWFNPEVGQQLDRGVAVYKDYVKAIRDDMKHQADAIAADEVLREAAEHRNTELVEAQLDALFPRYPSLVELHIFDPENRPLASRDRGRPVDDATERSLEQRRQLSTDATPPMLVATFAIDRQRLDELERNGAVVTNYHQLEASRGELYQGYLLAFAALLGITFLVTIVLGTLLARGVTLRINRLAAAISLVGQGDLSVRVPVTGSDELTDLARTFNRMLTEMGQSRARIEFLQRIGAWQEMAQRLAHEIKNPLTPIQLAVQECHRKYAGEDPRFRALLDTTLEIVEEEVGTLRRLVGDFSNFARLPNVELKESSLREFLRECSEQLSHLEETSIPGEGAFMDLTANVDITWDVPDEPLTAAIDRQMLRRVLVNLVRNAVQAIRDAAPEAARTSEASVIGHVQVKALAEDDGAVITIDDDGPGVPEEARSRIFDPYFTTKHDGTGLGLAIVKKVVVEHGGAIDVGESHLGGARFIVHLPRTITQAETRARKAREGALSRPLSSTGGVSRD
- a CDS encoding zeta toxin family protein; the protein is MKNPVLLIIAGPNGAGKTTVTVRLKKEKWSEDVEYLNPDDVAQERFGDWNSEEAVRSAATWTTARREELLAHRQGLGFETVFSAPDKIDFLARARAAGYFVRMLRINAGRVAGRFMSGGHSVPIEKIVNRYTRSMINLGDAIRLANRVYIYDNSVDDRDAELCARTQDGLLRKVYAPLPPWVADATESLPRHLEFADLRA